One part of the Rutidosis leptorrhynchoides isolate AG116_Rl617_1_P2 chromosome 1, CSIRO_AGI_Rlap_v1, whole genome shotgun sequence genome encodes these proteins:
- the LOC139888158 gene encoding uncharacterized protein — translation MLKRSTGEPFSLMYGTEAVTPAEIRVPTHRVLAFDVETNSFILCENLNLLEERHIMVAIRKADAKSAWQNIIIKMKHVQFKGDLVLRYNEASRQVKQGKLGPRWERPYKIIKARQNGSYTLAAPSGEEMQRTWNAMSLKKFYA, via the coding sequence ATGCTAAAACGGAGCACGGGTGAACCGTTTAGCTTGATGTATGGTACTGAAGCAGTAACACCAGCAGAAATTCGTGTACCAACACACAGAGTTTTAGCATTTGATGTTGAAACCAATTCATTCATTTTGTGTGAAAATTTGAACTTGTTGGAAGAAAGGCATATCATGGTCGCTATCCGTAAAGCAGATGCTAAAAGTGCATGgcaaaatattataataaaaatgaagCATGTGCAATTTAAAGGAGATTTGGTGTTAAGGTATAATGAGGCAAGCAGACAAGTAAAACAAGGAAAGTTGGGGCCACGATGGGAAAGACCGTACAAAATCATTAAAGCACGTCAGAATGGTTCTTATACCCTTGCAGCGCCCTCCGGCGAAGAAATGCAGAGAACATGGAATGCAatgagtttaaagaaattttatgcgtag